Proteins encoded within one genomic window of Komagataella phaffii GS115 chromosome 3, complete sequence:
- a CDS encoding E2-like enzyme involved in autophagy and the cytoplasm-to-vacuole targeting (Cvt) pathway, with protein sequence MLRSTLSSWREYLTPVTHKSTFEETGEITPEEFVEAGDYLVYKFPTWQWSSAPPNKKRDFLPDDKQFLVTHRVPSYARAAELTEEQADGGGPDTEDDDEEDGWTNAAVGFKKLSSKSRLHDNGTDSTDARPASEENNDIDALIDESADIDNEDNDHQHQHHYNANKRSYDLYITYSTSYRVPKLYLVGFDADGSPLSPDRMFEDISPDYRQKTATIEKAPFLSNTTSVSVHPCKHANVMRVLMARATQRSIQNASSVTEGVHKLGIADNNDEWEDVNTSDTTQQGIRVDQYLIIFLKFISSVTPGIEHDYTMDATF encoded by the coding sequence ATGCTACGATCAACCCTAAGCTCGTGGAGAGAGTATCTTACCCCCGTGACTCATAAATCgacttttgaagaaaccGGAGAAATCACACCAGAAGAGTTTGTGGAGGCTGGTGATTACCTCGTGTATAAGTTCCCCACATGGCAATGGTCATCGGCTCCTCCTAACAAAAAGAGAGACTTCCTTCCCGATGATAAGCAGTTTCTAGTCACACATCGTGTTCCATCTTACGCAAGGGCTGCTGAACTAACCGAGGAACAAGCCGACGGTGGCGGTCCAGATACAGAGGATGATGACGAGGAAGATGGCTGGACCAACGCCGCTGTAggattcaagaaactttctaGTAAATCTCGTTTACATGATAATGGAACGGATTCAACTGATGCCCGTCCAGCTTCGGAAGAAAATAACGATATTGACGCCCTAATAGATGAGTCTGCTGACATTGATAATGAAGACAATGACCATCAACACCAACACCATTATAACGCCAACAAACGAAGCTACGACCTGTACATTACGTACTCAACTTCGTATCGAGTGCCAAAGCTTTACCTTGTTGGGTTTGATGCTGACGGTTCACCTTTGAGCCCAGACCGCATGTTTGAGGACATTTCGCCGGATTACCGACAAAAGACAGctaccattgaaaaagccCCATTCTTATCCAATACCACATCTGTGTCAGTTCACCCTTGCAAGCATGCCAACGTAATGCGAGTATTAATGGCCAGAGCAACTCAAAGAAGTATTCAAAATGCTAGCTCAGTGACGGAGGGAGTGCACAAACTTGGAATTGCCGATAATAATGATGAATGGGAAGATGTGAACACATCAGACACTACCCAGCAAGGAATTCGTGTTGATCAGTACTTGATAATATTCTTGAAGTTTATTTCTAGTGTTACCCCAGGTATTGAACATGACTACACAATGGATGCCACATTTTAG
- a CDS encoding Molybdenum cofactor biosynthesis protein, with the protein MVDIHEKSITHRKATAFGIIRFSNNVAASLIEQDSNKKGDVLGVSRISGIMAVKNTSQLIPLCHPISITKIKVTLELDSKNNSVTSECTVECEGKTGVEMEALTGCTVSLLTVYDMCKAVDKDMIISEVQVTEKRGGKADYSSSRNS; encoded by the coding sequence ATGGTCGATATCCACGAAAAATCGATAACTCATAGAAAAGCAACGGCATTTGGGATCATTAGGTTCTCCAATAACGTTGCGGCATCATTGATTGAACAAGATTCCAACAAAAAGGGTGATGTTTTGGGAGTAAGTCGCATTTCAGGTATAATGGCAGTCAAAAACACATCCCAGCTGATCCCATTATGCCATCCCATCAGCATAACCAAGATTAAAGTTACATTGGAGCTAGATTCCAAGAATAACTCTGTCACTTCCGAATGCACTGTTGAATGCGAAGGAAAAACAGGTGTGGAAATGGAAGCATTAACCGGATGCACAGTCTCCCTATTGACCGTTTACGACATGTGCAAAGCCGTCGACAAAGACATGATCATTAGTGAAGTCCAAGTGACCGAAAAAAGGGGAGGGAAAGCTGATTATAGTAGTAGTCGTAATTCTTAG
- a CDS encoding Protein with similarity to Emp24p and Erv25p, member of the p24 family: MKFGVSVFLTIISLCQLALGSQVTFVLGAQDRECYYVFNNKPGSNIGYYFAVQSGGSFDVDYQIKAPNGKIIVKENKQRQGDWVFNADQNGEYEFCFSNGMSTFAEKVVDFEIKLEDDDFRAALPNAPSQQVATDEIHRTINSLEEKLQTLTRDYQYYKTRNNRNQSTVKSTESRIFYFSIFDVLLMCGMAGFQVAVVQLFFKGSRKQLV; the protein is encoded by the coding sequence ATGAAGTTTGGGGTTTCCGTATTTTTGACAATAATCTCCCTGTGTCAATTGGCACTCGGTTCGCAGGTCACATTTGTGTTGGGAGCCCAAGACCGGGAATGTTATTACGTCTTCAATAACAAACCAGGAAGTAACATCGGTTATTACTTTGCTGTTCAGTCAGGAGGATCCTTTGACGTTGACTACCAAATCAAAGCCCCCAATGGAAAGATTATTGTGAAGGAGAACAAACAAAGACAAGGTGATTGGGTTTTCAATGCTGATCAAAACGGAGAATACGAGTTTTGCTTCAGCAATGGAATGTCAACGTTTGCTGAAAAAGTCGTTGATTTTGAGATCAAGTTGGAGGACGATGATTTCAGGGCAGCGTTACCTAATGCTCCTTCCCAGCAGGTTGCCACTGACGAAATTCACCGTACTATCAACTCTCTGGAAGAGAAATTACAAACTCTCACTCGGGATTACCAGTATTATAAAACAAGAAACAACCGTAACCAGTCCACTGTTAAATCAACCGAGTCTCGTATCTTTTacttttccatttttgatgtATTGCTTATGTGTGGAATGGCTGGATTTCAGGTTGCTGTTGTCCAATTGTTCTTTAAGGGTTCCAGAAAACAATTGGTGTAG